In Malus sylvestris chromosome 16, drMalSylv7.2, whole genome shotgun sequence, the following are encoded in one genomic region:
- the LOC126606482 gene encoding exocyst complex component EXO70B1-like, translated as MEKNAAAPEKSVSFSRRSSNKNLFSSPATPRQRYETIDEDAPPESGAQDRPDDPNNSSNPAAELSFQEILDEVDHFLETFSESKEKWTPPEVVPSSVELLSKAVDSMTTKYGRGLARFGENEEDDAPFVESVTRISKIATVLEEFPSNSTTATAFNRTSTVLQRAMALLDEEFRNHLSLDQPDPSTAKPDNNPDQSFSSRITSKLSSFNSNSSSAHDSCLFIQAQPPESEPDKLDEFPSFSDESITIMNKIASTMIAAGYGNECCMVYSISRRNAFKLALNNLGYENISIDEVQRMQWESLEGEIATWISVVKLCSSVHFSGERKLCDAVFAGHRSLSESLFCNLARAVAIQLFNFADAVVLTKRSPEKLFKMLDMYETLRDLVPAIRDSYPEEIGKELVMEAEAARNRIGQTAVSIFCDLENSIKSDNGKTPVPSGAVHPLTRYVMNYLKYACEYKDSLEQVFLEYEKTNGTPGTTSSPFQIQLLTVMDMLDANLDMRSKLYRDPALRFIFLMNNGRYIMQKVKGSTEIHQLMGDTWCRKRSTDLRGYHKNYQRETWGRILHCLNHEGLQVNGKVSKTVIKERFKCFNTLFDEIHKTQSTWVVSDEQLQSELRVSLSAVMIPAYRSFWGRFKQYLEGGKQAEKYIKYQPEDIENLIDDLFDGNSTSMSKRKT; from the coding sequence ATGGAGAAAAACGCGGCAGCGCCTGAAAAGTCTGTCAGTTTTTCAAGACGTTCCAGCAACAAGAATCTCTTCTCAAGTCCCGCCACCCCGAGGCAGCGATACGAGACCATCGATGAGGATGCCCCACCAGAATCCGGCGCCCAGGATCGTCCCGATGACCCCAACAATTCCTCCAATCCTGCGGCAGAGTTGAGCTTTCAGGAAATTCTGGACGAAGTCGATCACTTCCTAGAAACCTTTTCCGAATCTAAAGAAAAATGGACTCCGCCGGAGGTGGTCCCCTCATCGGTGGAGTTGCTATCCAAAGCCGTCGACTCCATGACAACAAAATACGGCAGGGGCCTGGCCCGGTTCGGCGAGAACGAGGAAGACGACGCGCCGTTCGTCGAATCCGTGACGCGCATTTCCAAAATTGCTACGGTGTTGGAGGAATTCCCGTCCAATTCCACGACCGCCACAGCGTTCAATCGGACCAGCACCGTCCTGCAACGTGCCATGGCTTTATTGGACGAGGAGTTCCGCAACCATCTCAGCCTCGATCAACCGGATCCGAGCACTGCCAAGCCGGATAATAACCCGGACCAGAGCTTTTCGAGTCGGATCACCTCCAAGCTCTCCTCCTTCAACAGCAACAGCAGCTCCGCCCACGATTCGTGTCTGTTCATACAAGCACAGCCACCCGAATCCGAACCCGACAaattagatgagtttccttcgTTTTCGGATGAGAGCATCACCATTATGAACAAAATCGCCTCCACGATGATCGCCGCCGGCTACGGGAACGAGTGCTGCATGGTCTACAGCATTTCGAGGCGGAACGCGTTCAAATTGGCGCTCAACAATCTCGGATACGAGAACATTTCCATCGACGAGGTCCAGAGAATGCAGTGGGAGTCACTGGAAGGGGAGATCGCCACGTGGATCAGCGTCGTCAAGCTATGCTCCTCCGTCCACTTCTCCGGCGAGCGGAAGCTCTGCGACGCCGTGTTCGCTGGCCACAGGTCGTTGTCCGAGTCCCTGTTCTGCAACCTCGCCCGCGCCGTCGCTATCCAGCTCTTCAACTTCGCCGACGCCGTCGTCTTGACGAAGCGGTCGCCGGAGAAGCTGTTCAAGATGCTCGACATGTACGAGACGCTTCGGGATCTGGTCCCGGCAATCCGCGACTCGTACCCAGAGGAGATCGGAAAAGAGCTAGTGATGGAAGCCGAGGCAGCACGGAACCGCATCGGCCAGACCGCGGTCAGCATCTTCTGCGATCTCGAAAACTCGATCAAAAGCGACAATGGAAAAACCCCGGTCCCCAGTGGCGCAGTGCACCCGTTGACGCGCTATGTCATGAATTATTTAAAATACGCCTGCGAGTACAAGGACTCGTTGGAGCAAGTGTTCCTGGAGTACGAAAAAACGAACGGCACGCCCGGAACGACGTCGTCGCCGTTCCAAATTCAGTTACTAACCGTTATGGACATGTTGGATGCCAACCTGGACATGAGGTCCAAGCTGTACCGGGACCCGGCGTTGCGGTTTATCTTCTTGATGAACAACGGGCGGTACATCATGCAGAAAGTGAAGGGGTCCACAGAGATTCACCAACTGATGGGCGACACGTGGTGCAGGAAGCGGTCGACGGACTTGAGGGGGTACCATAAGAACTACCAGAGGGAGACGTGGGGTAGGATTTTGCATTGCCTGAACCACGAGGGTTTGCAGGTGAACGGGAAGGTGTCGAAGACGGTGATCAAGGAGCGGTTTAAGTGCTTCAACACGTTGTTCGACGAGATACACAAGACGCAGAGCACGTGGGTGGTGAGCGACGAGCAACTTCAGTCGGAGCTTAGGGTTTCCTTGTCGGCGGTGATGATTCCGGCGTACCGGTCGTTCTGGGGGAGGTTCAAGCAGTACTTGGAGGGAGGGAAGCAGGCCGAGAAGTATATAAAGTACCAACCGGAGGACATTGAGAATTTgatcgatgatttgtttgatgggAACTCTACTTCTATGTCAAAGAGGAAGACATGA
- the LOC126608259 gene encoding serine/threonine-protein kinase PBS1-like has translation MGCFPCFDSKEEEKLNNPAAEIDNRKQVQPTVSNNISRLPSGVDRLRSRSNGGSRGELPKLPEPKDVVPGGQIAAQTFTFRELATATKNFRPESFIGEGGFGRVYKGQLESTGQVVAVKQLDRNGLQGNREFLVEVLMLSLLHHPNLVNLIGYCADGDQRLLVYEFMPLGSLEDHLHDLPPDKEPLDWNTRMKIASGAAKGLEYLHDTANPPVIYRDFKSSNILLEEEFHPKLSDFGLAKLGPTGDKSHVSTRVMGTYGYCAPEYAMTGQLTVKSDVYSFGVVFLELITGRKAIDSDRPHGEQNLITWARPLFNDRRKFSKLADPRLQGRYPMRGLYQALAVASMCIQEQAATRPLIGDVVTALSYLANHSYDPNSASGNGHRGSGEKNEKRHRDGGRILKNEEGGGSGRSWGLDGSEKDDSPKETARMLDRERAVAEAKMWGENWREKRRQSAQGSFDGTS, from the exons ATGGGTTGTTTTCCTTGTTTCGATtcgaaggaggaggagaagctgAACAATCCAGCGGCAGAAATTGATAACAGAAAGCAGGTTCAACCAACGGTCTCTAATAACATTTCCAGATTGCCTTCTG GAGTAGACAGACTGAGATCAAGAAGCAATGGAGGATCCAGGGGGGAGCTGCCCAAATTGCCTGAGCCCAAAGATGTTGTACCGGGGGGGCAAATTGCTGCTCAAACTTTCACTTTCCGTGAACTCGCGACTGCAACAAAGAACTTCAGGCCAGAGTCTTTCATAGGGGAAGGGGGATTTGGGCGTGTATACAAGGGGCAACTCGAAAGCACTGGTCAG GTGGTTGCTGTTAAACAATTGGATAGGAATGGACTTCAGGGCAACAGAGAATTTCTTGTTGAGGTTCTCATGCTCAGTCTTCTGCATCACCCTAATCTAGTGAATCTTATTGGGTACTGTGCTGATGGAGACCAGCGGCTTCTTGTTTATGAATTTATGCCCTTAGGATCATTGGAAGATCACCTTCACG ATCTTCCACCTGATAAGGAACCATTGGATTGGAACACACGAATGAAAATAGCTTCCGGTGCAGCCAAAGGCTTGGAATACCTGCACGACACGGCAAACCCTCCAGTTATTTACAGGGACTTCAAATCATCCAACATATTGCTGGAAGAAGAATTTCACCCTAAGCTTTCAGATTTTGGGCTTGCAAAGCTTGGTCCCACCGGAGACAAGTCCCATGTGTCCACAAGAGTTATGGGCACTTACGGTTATTGTGCTCCTGAATATGCAATGACTGGTCAATTGACAGTAAAGTCAGACGTATACAGTTTTGGGGTAGTGTTTCTGGAGCTGATTACTGGACGTAAGGCTATAGATAGCGACCGGCCCCATGGAGAACAGAACCTTATAACTTGG GCACGTCCATTGTTCAATGATCGAAGGAAGTTCTCGAAATTGGCAGACCCAAGACTGCAGGGTCGGTATCCTATGCGGGGTCTCTACCAAGCTCTAGCCGTGGCATCCATGTGCATCCAGGAACAGGCTGCCACACGACCTCTCATTGGGGATGTGGTTACTGCTCTGTCGTACCTAGCCAACCACTCTTATGACCCTAACTCAGCTTCAGGTAATGGCCACAGAGGTTCGggagaaaaaaatgagaaaaggcATAGGGATGGTGGAAGGATATTGAAAAATGAGGAAGGGGGAGGATCCGGACGGAGCTGGGGGTTAGATGGTTCCGAGAAGGATGATTCCCCAAAGGAAACTGCAAGGATGTTGGATAGGGAACGAGCGGTTGCTGAGGCTAAGATGTGGGGAGAGAATTGGCGAGAGAAAAGACGACAGAGTGCACAAGGCAGTTTTGATGGCACCAGCTAG